From Aquificaceae bacterium, a single genomic window includes:
- a CDS encoding histidine phosphatase family protein, whose translation MSKNLYLLRHAQSEYNEKGIFQGRLDSDLTPLGFVQARLVAQDFLHKNIEIIYSSPQRRAYKTALTIADVLGLDVVVDQRIREMSFGEYEGNHFWKLMEEEGELFRAWLSNPLKNPLPTQEGMENFRERVESFLRDIINGNHENLLVVAHGGTLHALVCLALGLGLENLWNIHMDNTGITHLKYNSGRFELKQLNRLCHTRGL comes from the coding sequence GTGAGTAAAAACCTCTACCTTCTGCGTCACGCCCAGAGCGAATACAACGAGAAGGGTATATTCCAGGGGAGGCTGGACAGTGACCTGACTCCCCTTGGTTTTGTTCAGGCAAGGCTGGTTGCTCAGGATTTTCTCCACAAAAACATAGAAATCATATACTCCTCCCCTCAGAGAAGGGCTTATAAGACAGCACTCACCATTGCAGATGTTCTTGGGCTTGATGTGGTTGTGGACCAGCGTATAAGGGAGATGTCCTTTGGAGAATACGAGGGAAATCATTTCTGGAAGCTTATGGAAGAAGAGGGAGAACTCTTCAGAGCCTGGCTTTCAAACCCCCTCAAAAACCCCCTCCCCACTCAGGAGGGTATGGAGAACTTCAGAGAGAGGGTTGAAAGCTTTTTGAGAGATATCATTAACGGAAACCATGAAAACCTGCTTGTGGTGGCACACGGGGGGACTCTTCACGCCCTCGTATGCCTTGCTCTCGGGCTTGGGCTTGAGAACCTGTGGAACATTCACATGGACAACACAGGAATAACACACTTGAAGTATAACTCCGGGAGGTTTGAGCTGAAACAGCTCAACAGACTTTGCCATACGAGAGGGCTTTAA
- a CDS encoding FAD-dependent oxidoreductase: MHQLLIVGGGPAGISASIYAQRKKMDFVLITRDIGGQVIKAGEIENYLGYAMVDGVMFVQRMIEQMERLGVKPVLDEVVKIDRLEEGFLLRTLSGKEYTTKMVLFCTGAEHRRLDVPGEREYTGRGVSYCYTCDAPFFRDVEVLVVGGGNSGFEAADQLTNYARKIYLMEIGDHFKADEILREKVLSDPKVVPLLRHRVLEIKGDGKNVRGALVEDIEKERVYELDVEGVFVEVGLKPNSELAKSLGVLTTQRDEIIIDCNNRTSEPGIYAAGDCTNVFAKQIITAAGDGAKALLSIYHDLTYGVHSWI, from the coding sequence ATGCATCAGCTCCTCATAGTAGGTGGAGGACCAGCTGGCATATCTGCCAGCATTTACGCTCAGAGAAAGAAGATGGACTTTGTTTTAATAACCAGAGATATAGGTGGTCAGGTAATAAAGGCCGGGGAGATAGAAAACTATCTGGGCTATGCCATGGTGGATGGGGTCATGTTCGTGCAGAGAATGATAGAGCAGATGGAAAGGCTTGGAGTTAAACCGGTTCTTGATGAGGTGGTAAAGATAGATAGACTGGAGGAGGGTTTCCTTCTCAGGACCCTATCTGGAAAAGAATACACCACAAAGATGGTGCTTTTCTGCACCGGTGCAGAACACAGAAGACTTGATGTGCCTGGCGAGAGGGAATATACGGGAAGGGGTGTTTCCTACTGCTATACATGCGATGCACCTTTTTTTAGAGATGTGGAGGTGCTTGTGGTGGGTGGGGGGAACTCGGGTTTTGAGGCTGCGGACCAGCTTACAAACTACGCAAGAAAAATATACCTCATGGAGATAGGCGACCACTTCAAGGCAGATGAGATTCTCAGGGAGAAGGTGCTTTCAGACCCCAAAGTAGTCCCCCTTCTAAGACACAGAGTGCTTGAAATAAAGGGAGATGGAAAAAATGTGAGGGGTGCTCTGGTGGAGGATATAGAAAAGGAAAGGGTATACGAGCTTGATGTGGAGGGAGTCTTTGTGGAAGTGGGGTTAAAGCCAAACTCTGAGCTGGCAAAGTCTCTGGGAGTTCTTACCACACAGAGGGATGAGATAATAATAGACTGCAACAACAGGACCTCTGAGCCTGGCATATACGCAGCTGGAGACTGCACCAACGTGTTTGCAAAACAGATAATAACCGCTGCCGGCGATGGTGCAAAGGCCCTCCTTTCCATATACCACGACCTCACCTACGGTGTCCACTCATGGATATAG
- a CDS encoding ROK family protein, with translation MKKGVDIGGSFVKVYWEDGRREKHYIKDLSKNRELFLKRIKEIVLEGNPSSVGVAVAGFTSLEGKVYKSPNIPALDGVNLRELLEGIRVRIVNDVSAGAFGEWFYDHRESKVLLFVAVGTGLGGGLVVEGRPFLGACGSSLELGHHTILYGGEMCSCGRHGCWEAYCSSYGLERLYRSLSGSDLRDYEIIQRAREAEKAALKAVNSFREFLLTGLMNAVHILNPDRVVLGGGLIDAMRDLLGDLEMDLKALCERLPAECFSLHLSSCAEYCMARGALALSLVDDI, from the coding sequence ATGAAAAAGGGAGTTGACATAGGAGGTAGCTTCGTAAAGGTCTACTGGGAGGATGGGAGAAGGGAAAAACACTACATAAAGGACCTTTCAAAGAATAGAGAGCTTTTCCTGAAAAGGATAAAAGAGATAGTCCTTGAGGGGAATCCTTCTTCCGTGGGGGTTGCGGTGGCAGGCTTTACCTCGCTGGAGGGCAAAGTTTATAAATCTCCCAACATACCGGCCCTTGACGGTGTAAACCTTAGGGAGCTTCTGGAAGGGATAAGGGTAAGAATAGTAAACGATGTCTCTGCTGGAGCCTTCGGGGAGTGGTTTTACGACCACAGAGAGAGCAAAGTCCTTCTTTTTGTTGCTGTTGGCACTGGGCTGGGAGGAGGTCTGGTGGTAGAAGGAAGACCCTTTCTGGGTGCATGCGGAAGCTCTCTTGAGCTTGGTCACCATACTATCCTTTACGGGGGTGAGATGTGTAGCTGTGGGAGGCATGGATGCTGGGAAGCCTACTGTTCCTCTTACGGGCTGGAGAGGCTCTACAGGAGCCTTTCAGGCTCTGATTTAAGGGATTATGAAATAATCCAGAGGGCAAGAGAAGCGGAAAAAGCTGCATTAAAGGCTGTGAACAGTTTCAGAGAGTTCCTGCTTACAGGTCTCATGAACGCCGTTCATATACTCAACCCGGACAGGGTTGTGCTGGGTGGGGGGCTGATTGATGCCATGAGAGACCTGCTTGGTGACCTTGAGATGGACCTGAAGGCTCTATGCGAAAGACTGCCAGCAGAGTGTTTCAGCCTTCATCTTTCCTCCTGTGCAGAATATTGCATGGCAAGGGGTGCTTTAGCCCTCTCTCTTGTTGACGATATTTAA
- the deoC gene encoding deoxyribose-phosphate aldolase — protein sequence MDIASFIDHSILRPNHTLMELEEQVRQCVDSGVYAVCVNPFWVRRAVELSGGRVEVCCVVSFPFGLDTKEQKILQAVKALEEGATELDIVMNISAFKSGLYHYVGEELRAIARNTEGTIRKVIIETAYLSEKEKRLAVELVADAGMEFVKTSTGYAPSGATEEDIKLLREASGGRLKIKASGGIRRRAQVIRFLELGAERVGTSSTFEILREG from the coding sequence ATGGATATAGCCAGCTTTATAGACCACTCCATACTCAGGCCCAACCATACCCTTATGGAGCTTGAGGAGCAGGTTCGCCAGTGCGTGGATTCAGGTGTGTATGCGGTATGTGTAAACCCCTTCTGGGTAAGGAGGGCTGTTGAGCTATCAGGGGGCAGGGTTGAAGTCTGCTGTGTGGTGTCTTTTCCCTTCGGGCTTGATACAAAGGAGCAGAAAATACTGCAGGCGGTAAAGGCCCTCGAGGAGGGTGCCACCGAGCTGGATATAGTTATGAACATATCCGCCTTCAAAAGTGGTTTATACCACTATGTAGGCGAGGAGCTAAGAGCTATAGCAAGAAATACGGAGGGGACCATAAGGAAGGTTATAATTGAAACTGCCTATCTGAGCGAGAAGGAGAAAAGACTTGCTGTGGAGCTCGTAGCGGATGCGGGTATGGAGTTTGTAAAGACTTCAACAGGTTATGCGCCTTCAGGTGCCACAGAGGAAGACATTAAGCTTCTGAGGGAAGCATCAGGAGGAAGGCTCAAAATAAAGGCATCGGGTGGCATAAGGAGGAGAGCTCAGGTCATAAGGTTTCTGGAGCTTGGGGCTGAAAGAGTAGGAACCAGTAGCACCTTTGAAATTCTCAGGGAGGGGTAA
- the hslU gene encoding ATP-dependent protease ATPase subunit HslU, producing the protein MTRYLSDLLEELTPRRIVEELDRYIVGQEKAKKAVAIALRNRWRRQRLPENIRDEVAPKNLLMIGPTGVGKTEIARRIAQLIKAPFVKVEATKYTEIGYVGRDVESMVRELVEVSYQMVKQEKMQEVRERAKRLAEERLLDHLVPQQLSFGVRSSQDAGKREEIREKLRRGELEDKVIEVEVQEKLMPVIGIAGPPGLEELEEQLRNMLGGLGGGRKRRKLRVKEALQVFESEEAEKLIDQEEVAREAINRAENFGIIFIDEIDKIAVKTPGAGPGVSREGVQRDLLPIVEGTVVKTKYGPVKTDHILFIAAGAFHMSKPSDLMPELQGRFPIRVELNPLTREDFVRILREPKNALTVQYTELLKTEGVELEFTEDALEEIARIAEDANNRTENIGARRLHTVMEKLLEDISYNAPELSGQRIIIDARFVRAKLEGIVKDEELSKYIL; encoded by the coding sequence ATGACGAGATACCTTTCTGACCTTCTTGAAGAGCTCACACCAAGAAGGATAGTGGAGGAGCTGGACAGGTATATAGTGGGGCAGGAAAAGGCCAAAAAAGCAGTTGCCATAGCTCTCAGAAACAGATGGAGAAGGCAGAGGCTGCCAGAAAACATAAGAGACGAAGTGGCCCCCAAAAACCTCCTCATGATTGGTCCCACAGGTGTGGGAAAGACGGAGATTGCACGCAGGATAGCTCAGCTCATAAAGGCACCCTTTGTCAAAGTGGAGGCAACCAAGTATACAGAAATAGGCTATGTGGGAAGGGATGTGGAATCAATGGTAAGGGAGCTGGTTGAGGTCTCCTACCAGATGGTAAAGCAGGAAAAGATGCAGGAGGTCAGGGAAAGGGCAAAGAGGCTTGCAGAAGAGAGACTTCTTGACCATCTTGTCCCTCAGCAGCTCAGCTTTGGAGTAAGAAGCTCACAGGATGCTGGTAAAAGAGAGGAAATAAGGGAAAAGCTCAGAAGGGGCGAACTGGAGGATAAGGTTATAGAAGTGGAAGTCCAGGAAAAGCTTATGCCAGTGATAGGCATAGCAGGTCCACCGGGGCTTGAAGAACTTGAAGAACAGCTGAGAAACATGCTGGGTGGTCTTGGAGGTGGCAGGAAGAGGAGAAAGCTCAGAGTGAAAGAAGCCCTTCAGGTCTTTGAATCGGAGGAGGCAGAAAAGCTTATAGACCAGGAAGAGGTGGCAAGAGAGGCTATAAACAGGGCAGAGAACTTTGGAATTATCTTCATAGACGAGATAGATAAAATTGCGGTAAAGACCCCAGGAGCTGGTCCCGGTGTATCAAGGGAAGGAGTTCAGAGAGACCTTCTCCCCATAGTGGAGGGAACAGTTGTAAAAACCAAGTATGGACCGGTAAAAACTGACCACATACTCTTTATCGCAGCCGGTGCCTTTCACATGTCAAAGCCCTCAGACCTGATGCCAGAGCTTCAGGGAAGATTTCCCATAAGGGTTGAACTGAACCCCCTTACAAGGGAGGACTTTGTAAGGATACTCAGAGAGCCCAAGAACGCCCTCACGGTGCAGTATACTGAACTCCTCAAGACAGAAGGTGTGGAACTGGAATTTACGGAGGATGCCCTTGAGGAAATAGCACGCATTGCGGAGGATGCCAACAACCGCACAGAGAACATTGGTGCAAGGAGACTTCATACCGTCATGGAAAAGCTGCTTGAAGATATATCCTATAACGCACCTGAGCTTTCAGGACAGAGGATAATCATAGATGCAAGGTTTGTAAGGGCAAAGCTGGAAGGCATAGTAAAGGACGAAGAGCTTTCTAAATACATACTATGA
- a CDS encoding EscU/YscU/HrcU family type III secretion system export apparatus switch protein — MEERKKAVAVRYEQGKDKVPVVVAKGTGELAEKIIETARKHGVPVLEDRALISALMKVEVYEEIPPELYRAVAKVLVFLKTVRSSG, encoded by the coding sequence ATGGAGGAAAGAAAGAAGGCTGTAGCGGTCAGGTATGAGCAGGGAAAGGATAAAGTTCCAGTGGTTGTGGCAAAGGGAACTGGTGAGCTCGCAGAAAAGATAATAGAGACTGCAAGAAAACATGGCGTTCCAGTCCTTGAAGACAGGGCTCTTATCTCTGCTCTGATGAAGGTGGAGGTATACGAAGAAATACCTCCTGAGCTCTACAGGGCTGTGGCGAAGGTGCTTGTGTTCTTAAAAACTGTAAGAAGTTCAGGCTAA
- the corA gene encoding magnesium/cobalt transporter CorA has product MIHVYASSGGVFKKLGIDQFGDIKKEAVVWLDVEKPSDAEIDWLRSAIGFQMPPREVFGDIEISSKYKEEGEAIYMNLSFVIQQKEDISVEPVLFFIRGRYMVSIRYRDIPSMLIFVKRMEHSPINFQFPEAIFSQIVNIEVDRLGDRLEILGRRIRNLRKEVFVEQSEEIIREISYYDELNITIRETINEKLRILSHFVKSPKINAQTKRDIKIALDDLHTLLDYTSFYMDKLDSIQNSLLGLISIKQNEAVKVFTVLATIFLPATLIASIFGMNFEHMPELHWKYGYPYSLLLMVAITLSLIYWVRKKGWL; this is encoded by the coding sequence ATGATTCATGTTTATGCAAGCTCCGGGGGTGTTTTTAAAAAACTTGGTATTGACCAGTTTGGGGACATAAAGAAGGAGGCAGTGGTCTGGCTTGATGTGGAAAAACCAAGTGATGCGGAGATAGACTGGCTCAGAAGCGCCATAGGTTTCCAGATGCCCCCCAGGGAGGTCTTCGGAGACATTGAGATAAGCAGCAAATACAAGGAGGAGGGAGAAGCCATATACATGAACCTTTCTTTCGTAATACAGCAGAAGGAAGACATAAGCGTTGAGCCTGTTCTCTTTTTCATAAGGGGGAGATACATGGTGAGTATAAGATACAGAGATATACCCAGCATGCTCATATTCGTAAAGAGGATGGAACATAGCCCAATAAACTTTCAGTTCCCAGAAGCCATATTCTCACAGATAGTCAACATTGAGGTGGACCGGCTTGGAGACAGGCTTGAGATACTGGGCAGAAGGATAAGAAACCTCAGAAAAGAGGTCTTTGTGGAGCAGTCTGAGGAGATAATAAGGGAAATATCCTACTATGATGAGCTCAACATAACCATAAGAGAGACCATAAATGAAAAGTTGAGAATCCTTAGCCACTTTGTTAAAAGCCCAAAGATAAACGCCCAGACAAAGAGGGACATAAAGATTGCCCTTGATGACCTCCATACGCTCCTTGACTACACAAGCTTTTACATGGACAAGCTGGACAGCATACAGAATTCCCTTCTCGGTCTCATATCCATCAAGCAGAACGAGGCGGTAAAGGTCTTTACAGTGCTCGCCACCATATTCCTCCCCGCCACCCTCATAGCCAGCATCTTTGGTATGAACTTTGAACACATGCCGGAGCTTCACTGGAAGTATGGCTATCCCTATTCTCTGCTTCTCATGGTGGCAATAACCCTGTCTCTCATATACTGGGTAAGGAAAAAGGGGTGGCTATGA
- the tsaE gene encoding tRNA (adenosine(37)-N6)-threonylcarbamoyltransferase complex ATPase subunit type 1 TsaE, with product MRIFSSCEEETIRIGEAIGKLLKGSEVICLVGQLGAGKTTLVKGIAQGMGMLEGYQIRSPTFTLVNEYPTQKGPLLHADLYRVRDLDLEEFVGKGVLVVEWGEGLYMCNCTIKIEILEVGRIFDFSGCEELFKALSYGKVC from the coding sequence GTGCGTATATTTTCCAGCTGCGAAGAGGAAACCATAAGGATAGGAGAGGCTATAGGTAAACTCCTGAAAGGCTCTGAAGTGATTTGTCTTGTCGGTCAGCTTGGTGCAGGCAAAACTACGCTGGTGAAGGGCATAGCACAGGGTATGGGGATGCTTGAAGGCTATCAGATAAGAAGCCCCACCTTTACTCTCGTGAACGAATATCCTACACAAAAGGGTCCGCTCCTTCACGCAGACCTTTACAGAGTAAGGGACCTTGACCTTGAGGAGTTTGTGGGCAAGGGCGTTCTTGTGGTTGAGTGGGGGGAGGGTCTGTATATGTGCAATTGCACCATAAAAATAGAAATCCTAGAAGTTGGGAGAATCTTTGACTTCTCTGGCTGCGAAGAGCTTTTTAAAGCCCTCTCGTATGGCAAAGTCTGTTGA
- a CDS encoding ChaN family lipoprotein has protein sequence MLISITKAEESMENFPGKYQVIFLPEEHTSREDHIFQLDIIRLLSSKNYRLIIAMEMFQQPFQDALDQYVSCQIDEEEMLRRTDYRRRWGFDPDLYRSIWKFAKEKGIRIVAINISSELLQRVRREGLESLRDDSLPFPLIPQTEREIQRLREVLTGHPRVEERRFFDVQNAWDNGMALAIARLLERYPDHRIVVLVGREHAQSYESGIPRRLQVLRPGVRMKILKREEFQRDFLFSTDFSRESSSANSIREPNCRP, from the coding sequence ATGTTGATTTCAATCACAAAAGCTGAAGAAAGCATGGAAAATTTCCCGGGTAAATACCAGGTTATATTCCTCCCAGAAGAACACACAAGCAGAGAAGACCATATCTTCCAGCTTGACATTATAAGGCTCTTAAGTTCAAAAAATTACAGGTTGATAATAGCGATGGAAATGTTCCAGCAACCCTTTCAGGATGCCCTTGACCAGTATGTGTCATGCCAGATAGATGAAGAGGAAATGCTCAGAAGGACAGACTACAGAAGAAGGTGGGGCTTTGACCCAGACCTTTACAGAAGTATATGGAAGTTTGCCAAGGAAAAGGGCATAAGAATTGTAGCCATAAACATCTCCTCAGAACTGCTGCAGAGGGTAAGAAGAGAAGGGCTTGAAAGCTTAAGGGACGATAGCCTGCCCTTCCCTCTAATACCGCAGACTGAGAGAGAAATACAGAGGTTGAGAGAGGTGCTGACGGGGCATCCAAGGGTGGAAGAGAGAAGATTTTTTGATGTGCAGAACGCCTGGGATAACGGCATGGCGCTTGCAATAGCAAGGCTTCTGGAAAGGTATCCTGACCACAGGATAGTGGTGCTAGTGGGAAGAGAACATGCTCAGAGCTATGAAAGCGGTATACCGAGAAGGCTCCAGGTGCTCAGGCCCGGCGTTCGCATGAAGATACTCAAAAGAGAAGAATTTCAGAGGGATTTCCTGTTTTCCACGGACTTTTCCAGAGAAAGCTCGTCGGCGAACTCTATAAGAGAACCAAACTGCAGACCATGA
- the recR gene encoding recombination mediator RecR, translating into MSYEESLPESLRLALEKFTQIPTYGERSAGRFLYNFLKLHPEKRLELVSVLQAAAEKLRPCRECGLYTEEEVCRICSDPKRSKRFICVVEEPQDAFAIERLERYSGVYHVLGGRIAPLEGISPKDLNIDTLMERIERHRPKEVIIATNPNLEGEATANYLARLIKKQFPNLKITRISHGLQFGSLIEFADELSLEKSVENRKSL; encoded by the coding sequence ATGTCCTACGAGGAAAGCCTGCCAGAATCGCTCAGGTTGGCCCTTGAAAAGTTCACCCAAATACCCACCTATGGGGAGAGGTCAGCGGGAAGGTTCCTCTACAATTTTTTGAAGCTCCACCCGGAAAAAAGGCTTGAGCTGGTGAGTGTGCTTCAGGCAGCTGCTGAAAAACTGAGACCATGCAGGGAGTGCGGGTTATACACGGAAGAAGAGGTGTGCAGGATATGTTCAGACCCCAAAAGGAGCAAAAGGTTCATATGTGTGGTGGAGGAGCCTCAGGATGCCTTTGCCATAGAAAGGCTGGAGAGGTATTCGGGGGTTTATCACGTGCTGGGCGGAAGGATAGCACCCCTTGAAGGCATATCACCAAAGGACCTGAACATAGACACTCTTATGGAAAGAATAGAAAGACACAGGCCTAAGGAAGTGATAATTGCCACAAACCCGAACCTTGAAGGGGAGGCAACCGCCAACTATCTGGCCAGGCTCATAAAAAAACAGTTTCCCAACCTCAAGATAACCCGCATATCTCATGGTCTGCAGTTTGGTTCTCTTATAGAGTTCGCCGACGAGCTTTCTCTGGAAAAGTCCGTGGAAAACAGGAAATCCCTCTGA
- a CDS encoding DUF3501 family protein, giving the protein MKKITREEILNIYEYEKVRPQKVQEVIQLKKNRRVFIEPWVHLVFENRETVWFQIQEMIRAERMVREEEIQQEIDVYNELIPDKNELSVTMFIEIPEASERKRLLPQLVGIHDHLYFHIGNRHTVRAVADERSKEDYEYGKAAVVHFLKVRLTDEQVEDFKKEQVRVEINHPNYRAMTLIPEEVKQELIKDLTSD; this is encoded by the coding sequence ATGAAAAAGATAACCAGAGAGGAAATCCTCAACATCTACGAATATGAGAAGGTCCGTCCACAGAAGGTTCAGGAAGTAATACAGCTCAAAAAGAACAGGAGAGTGTTTATAGAGCCGTGGGTTCATCTTGTTTTTGAGAACAGGGAAACTGTCTGGTTTCAGATTCAGGAGATGATTAGAGCTGAGAGGATGGTAAGGGAGGAGGAAATCCAGCAGGAGATAGATGTCTACAACGAGCTGATACCTGATAAAAATGAGCTTTCTGTAACCATGTTTATAGAAATACCCGAGGCAAGCGAGAGGAAAAGGCTCCTTCCCCAGCTCGTGGGTATACACGACCACCTATACTTCCACATAGGGAATAGGCACACTGTTAGGGCTGTAGCGGATGAGAGAAGTAAGGAAGACTATGAATACGGAAAGGCAGCGGTGGTGCATTTTCTGAAGGTGAGGCTCACCGATGAGCAGGTGGAGGACTTTAAGAAGGAACAGGTCAGGGTTGAAATAAACCACCCCAATTACAGGGCAATGACCCTCATACCGGAGGAGGTAAAGCAGGAGCTCATAAAGGACCTGACTTCTGATTAA
- a CDS encoding CsgG/HfaB family protein, protein MRKLVIPILFGLSLGYAQSGDTKTTERQIPVVRCSEPTYSIMVMELDCKANACQQPNPGAPHIAYIYEVLSGTGGVRGFGTGMTAMLTNALKATNCFRIVDLEQYEKMKRLLAATGQQVQPPKVDYVVSGSITALELERSGGALGGGLIPVLGAINVRKDKARLGVEINVMNPQTLEIAFSNSFDANSEKSSWGLFGAGWGGAGAAGGGWSVSKNMSLDMVARDVVVQVANSIAEKLAGNKIVERPAPPKKEEKREAGE, encoded by the coding sequence ATGAGAAAGCTGGTTATTCCTATATTGTTTGGCCTTTCCCTTGGATACGCCCAGAGTGGCGACACAAAAACCACCGAAAGGCAGATACCCGTGGTAAGATGTTCAGAACCCACCTATTCCATAATGGTGATGGAGCTTGACTGTAAGGCAAATGCCTGTCAGCAGCCAAACCCCGGAGCACCCCACATTGCATACATCTATGAAGTGCTCTCTGGAACCGGCGGCGTAAGGGGCTTTGGCACAGGTATGACTGCCATGCTCACAAATGCCCTCAAAGCGACCAATTGCTTCAGAATAGTGGACCTTGAACAGTATGAAAAGATGAAGAGACTACTTGCTGCCACTGGACAGCAGGTTCAGCCTCCAAAGGTTGACTACGTGGTATCCGGTTCCATAACAGCTCTTGAGCTTGAGAGAAGCGGAGGCGCGCTCGGAGGTGGTCTCATTCCAGTATTGGGAGCCATAAACGTAAGAAAGGACAAGGCAAGGCTTGGCGTAGAAATTAACGTGATGAACCCACAGACCCTTGAAATAGCCTTTTCTAACTCCTTTGATGCAAACTCAGAAAAGTCTTCTTGGGGGCTTTTTGGTGCAGGATGGGGTGGTGCAGGTGCAGCTGGTGGGGGATGGAGTGTGAGCAAGAACATGTCCCTTGACATGGTTGCCAGAGATGTGGTGGTTCAGGTTGCAAACTCCATAGCAGAGAAGTTAGCCGGCAATAAAATAGTTGAAAGGCCTGCACCACCAAAGAAGGAGGAGAAAAGAGAAGCAGGTGAGTAA
- the hisC gene encoding histidinol-phosphate transaminase gives MISKRVRDLAPYKTETTGAKVRLSSNELSLQLPEEVKRRIGKEVSRIPFNRYPDPEAKELREVIALRSGVSPENIVLGNGSDELIYYLSIAVGEFDRGVLYPVPTFSMYGISARMLGRERIESGLDEDFDIDLPASLEIIRKKKPALAYFAYPNNPTGNCFSEEKVRKIRGEGVFTVIDEAYYHYSKKTFLKEALERDDTVVLRTLSKIGMAGLRVGILIGNQEVVREINKIRLPFNITYPSQVIATLILRDFYNLIEEEVRRVISERERVYGEMLGMKGIRVYPSEANFIFFKSLSMSGDELHRRLIEEGVLVRNFSYMVPDCLRVSIGKPEENDAFLEALHKVLKSS, from the coding sequence ATGATAAGTAAAAGGGTAAGGGACCTTGCCCCTTACAAGACAGAAACTACGGGGGCAAAGGTAAGGCTGTCCTCCAATGAACTCTCTCTCCAGCTCCCGGAGGAAGTAAAAAGGCGTATAGGGAAAGAGGTTTCCCGGATACCCTTTAACAGATACCCTGACCCGGAGGCAAAGGAGCTAAGAGAGGTTATAGCCCTTCGCTCTGGCGTCAGCCCGGAAAACATAGTTCTGGGCAACGGCTCTGATGAACTCATATACTACCTCTCTATAGCTGTAGGTGAGTTTGACAGGGGAGTCTTATATCCTGTTCCCACCTTTTCCATGTATGGCATATCCGCACGCATGCTGGGAAGGGAAAGGATTGAGTCTGGACTGGATGAAGATTTTGACATAGACCTTCCAGCAAGCCTTGAAATCATAAGGAAAAAAAAGCCTGCCCTCGCCTACTTTGCTTATCCCAACAACCCCACTGGAAATTGCTTTTCAGAAGAAAAGGTAAGAAAAATAAGGGGTGAGGGAGTTTTCACCGTGATTGACGAAGCCTATTATCATTACTCTAAGAAAACCTTCCTCAAAGAAGCTCTTGAAAGAGATGACACGGTGGTGCTCAGGACCCTTTCAAAAATAGGAATGGCTGGGCTGAGAGTTGGTATCTTGATAGGTAATCAGGAGGTGGTAAGAGAAATAAACAAAATAAGGCTTCCCTTTAACATAACATACCCTTCTCAGGTCATAGCAACCCTTATTCTAAGGGATTTCTACAACCTCATTGAAGAAGAGGTAAGAAGGGTTATATCCGAGAGGGAAAGGGTCTATGGGGAGATGCTCGGGATGAAGGGTATAAGAGTTTATCCTTCAGAGGCAAACTTCATATTCTTTAAAAGCCTTTCCATGTCTGGGGACGAGCTTCACAGAAGGCTAATAGAAGAGGGTGTGCTTGTGAGGAATTTCTCTTACATGGTTCCTGACTGTCTGAGGGTGAGCATAGGAAAGCCAGAGGAAAACGACGCCTTTCTTGAGGCACTCCATAAAGTTCTCAAAAGCTCTTGA